In a genomic window of Coprococcus eutactus:
- a CDS encoding Stp1/IreP family PP2C-type Ser/Thr phosphatase encodes MKSVGITDVGKKRSMNQDSIFYTDEAVGPVQNLYIVADGMGGHKAGDVASRTAIEAATEYIRESETRNPVTLLKRSIIYANDKVYKLALSDPDDYAGMGTTFVAAIIDDGTMYVANIGDSRLYIVNSEIKQITMDHSLVEELIRNGQLDRNKGRNHPEKNIITRALGIGDGVVPDFFEVELASDDKVLLCSDGLSNMIEDDEIRDIISGTDDLNEACRKLIDRANYYGGKDNISAVVVAIDWEE; translated from the coding sequence ATGAAATCAGTTGGAATAACAGATGTTGGCAAGAAGCGTTCCATGAACCAGGACAGTATCTTTTATACAGATGAGGCAGTAGGACCTGTCCAGAATCTGTACATTGTTGCGGATGGAATGGGAGGTCATAAGGCAGGGGACGTTGCTTCCAGGACAGCGATAGAGGCTGCAACAGAATATATACGTGAGAGCGAGACAAGGAACCCTGTTACACTTTTGAAGAGATCTATAATATATGCAAATGACAAGGTGTATAAGCTTGCACTCAGCGATCCTGACGATTATGCCGGTATGGGTACAACATTTGTAGCTGCGATTATAGATGATGGAACTATGTATGTTGCCAATATAGGTGATAGCAGATTATATATAGTAAACAGTGAAATAAAACAGATAACAATGGATCATTCGCTAGTTGAGGAACTCATCAGGAATGGTCAGTTAGACAGGAATAAAGGACGAAATCATCCGGAGAAAAACATAATTACAAGAGCGCTGGGCATAGGGGATGGCGTTGTTCCTGATTTTTTTGAGGTCGAGCTCGCATCAGATGACAAGGTGTTGCTCTGTTCTGATGGATTGTCCAATATGATAGAGGACGATGAGATAAGAGACATCATTTCGGGTACTGATGACCTGAATGAGGCCTGCAGGAAACTGATAGACAGAGCTAATTACTATGGCGGTAAGGATAATATATCCGCTGTTGTGGTTGCTATAGATTGGGAGGAATAG
- the def gene encoding peptide deformylase yields the protein MAIRNIRLDGDDILRKTCRPVTKMDDRTLTLIDDMFDTMYEANGVGLAAPQVGILKRIVVIDVCDDNPLCLINPEIIEADGEQTGEEGCLSLPGKFGTVTRPMHVVCKAYDENMEEFTVEGEGLLARAICHELDHLDGKLYKDLVVDGLHEVEQK from the coding sequence ATGGCAATAAGAAATATCAGACTTGACGGAGATGACATACTCAGAAAGACTTGTAGACCTGTCACAAAGATGGACGACAGGACACTCACCCTCATCGATGATATGTTTGATACGATGTATGAAGCAAACGGTGTAGGACTTGCTGCTCCACAGGTTGGAATACTCAAGAGAATAGTTGTTATAGATGTCTGTGATGACAATCCTCTGTGCCTTATAAATCCCGAGATAATCGAGGCTGACGGTGAGCAGACAGGCGAGGAGGGATGTCTCAGCCTGCCTGGGAAGTTTGGAACGGTGACAAGACCTATGCATGTTGTATGTAAGGCATACGATGAGAATATGGAGGAGTTTACGGTCGAGGGCGAGGGACTGCTTGCAAGAGCAATATGCCATGAGCTTGATCATCTGGACGGTAAGCTCTACAAGGATCTGGTGGTTGACGGTCTTCATGAGGTGGAGCAGAAGTAA
- the rlmN gene encoding 23S rRNA (adenine(2503)-C(2))-methyltransferase RlmN: MSDTGVKNKTEKNTECSTDNNTNTEETKCDLKSMSIDELKDWVQGVGQPAFRAKQIYQWFHVKLAGSIEEMTNLPKSLRELMDEQKIYGVNVVTRLESKEDGTNKFLFRLHDGNVIESVLMRYKHGNSVCISSQVGCRMGCRFCASTIGGLVRNLTASEMLSQIYEIQKISGERISNVVVMGTGEPLDNFDNLVRFIKMLTDENGLNISQRNITVSSCGLVPEIKRLADLDLTITFALSLHAPNDADRRELMPIANRYSIEEVLDACRYYFDKTGRRITFEYSLVKGQNDSPEKARELAALIKGMNCHVNLIPVNPIKERSFERADNTSIENFRKVLESRQITVTVRRSMGRDIDAACGQLRRKYEEQGGMDFK, translated from the coding sequence ATGTCAGATACAGGTGTGAAAAACAAAACAGAAAAAAATACAGAATGCAGTACAGACAATAATACCAATACGGAAGAGACAAAGTGTGATCTCAAGTCCATGTCGATAGATGAACTCAAGGACTGGGTGCAGGGCGTTGGACAGCCGGCATTCAGGGCAAAGCAGATATATCAGTGGTTTCATGTAAAGCTGGCGGGAAGCATTGAGGAGATGACAAATCTTCCCAAATCACTCCGCGAGCTGATGGATGAACAGAAGATATACGGTGTAAATGTTGTCACAAGACTTGAGTCGAAGGAAGACGGAACAAATAAATTCCTTTTCAGACTTCATGACGGAAATGTAATAGAGAGCGTCCTCATGAGATATAAGCATGGGAACTCAGTGTGTATATCCTCCCAGGTTGGCTGCCGCATGGGCTGCAGATTCTGCGCTTCCACGATAGGTGGTCTAGTGAGAAATCTAACAGCGTCGGAGATGCTTTCACAGATATACGAAATACAGAAGATCTCAGGTGAGAGGATATCAAATGTCGTTGTCATGGGAACAGGAGAACCACTTGACAACTTTGACAATTTGGTCAGGTTCATAAAGATGCTGACGGATGAGAACGGGCTCAACATAAGCCAGAGAAATATAACGGTTTCAAGCTGCGGTCTGGTTCCGGAGATAAAGAGACTTGCGGATCTGGATCTGACGATAACATTTGCACTGTCGCTTCACGCACCAAATGATGCGGACAGGCGGGAACTCATGCCGATTGCGAACAGATACAGCATTGAAGAGGTGTTAGATGCCTGCAGATATTATTTTGATAAGACTGGCAGGAGGATCACATTTGAGTATTCACTGGTCAAGGGACAGAATGACAGCCCTGAAAAGGCGCGCGAACTTGCGGCTCTCATAAAAGGAATGAACTGTCATGTCAACCTTATACCGGTCAATCCAATAAAAGAGAGAAGCTTCGAGCGGGCGGATAACACTTCCATAGAAAACTTTAGAAAGGTGCTTGAGAGCAGGCAGATAACTGTAACAGTCAGAAGAAGTATGGGGCGGGATATAGATGCTGCATGCGGACAGCTGCGTCGAAAGTACGAGGAACAGGGTGGGATGGACTTTAAATAG
- the fmt gene encoding methionyl-tRNA formyltransferase — translation MRIIYMGTPDFAVNALVSLVDAGHEVVACYTQPDKPKGRSKALQPTPVKVKAFEYGIPVYQPVKLREAENVEKIKQYAPDAIVVAAYGQILPESILNIPAYGCINIHASLLPKYRGAAPIERAIIDGESKTGVTTMYMAKGLDTGDIIEQSVVSIMSDDTGETLTDKLAKTGAKLILSTLDKLENGTAERTVQNDDESCYAAMLSKDMGDIDFTKPADEIERLVRGLQPWPCAFTRIKGKSVKIYGACVTDAPEGTEPGQITGVTKKSFAIVCGEGALQIKRLQPEGKKPMDAAAFLAGNKLCDGERI, via the coding sequence ATGAGAATTATATACATGGGAACACCGGACTTTGCAGTTAATGCACTGGTGAGTCTGGTTGATGCAGGACACGAGGTCGTTGCCTGTTATACACAGCCAGACAAACCGAAGGGCAGAAGTAAGGCGCTACAGCCTACACCGGTTAAGGTCAAGGCATTTGAGTATGGCATACCGGTATATCAGCCGGTGAAGCTGCGTGAGGCTGAAAATGTAGAGAAAATAAAGCAGTATGCCCCTGATGCCATCGTAGTTGCGGCGTATGGACAGATACTGCCTGAGAGCATTCTGAATATCCCGGCGTATGGATGTATCAATATACATGCATCTCTGCTCCCAAAGTACAGGGGAGCAGCCCCTATAGAGAGGGCGATCATAGATGGAGAGAGTAAGACCGGTGTCACAACGATGTATATGGCAAAAGGGCTTGATACCGGCGATATCATAGAACAGAGCGTCGTATCTATAATGAGTGACGATACCGGCGAGACATTGACTGACAAGCTTGCGAAGACTGGTGCGAAACTTATATTGTCAACACTTGATAAACTAGAGAATGGTACCGCCGAGAGAACGGTGCAGAACGATGATGAGAGCTGTTATGCAGCCATGCTCAGCAAAGATATGGGGGATATTGATTTTACAAAGCCAGCAGACGAGATAGAGAGACTTGTCAGGGGATTGCAGCCATGGCCTTGCGCGTTTACCAGGATAAAAGGCAAGAGTGTGAAGATATATGGCGCGTGTGTCACAGATGCACCGGAAGGTACGGAGCCGGGACAGATCACAGGTGTGACAAAGAAATCATTTGCCATTGTGTGCGGCGAGGGCGCATTGCAGATAAAGAGACTCCAGCCGGAGGGAAAGAAACCTATGGATGCCGCAGCGTTCCTTGCGGGAAACAAGCTGTGTGATGGAGAAAGGATATAG
- the rpe gene encoding ribulose-phosphate 3-epimerase: protein MGKEIILSPSLLSVDFAHIADGIKELDRAEVPALHLDVMDGAFVPNISFGAPVIKCLRKETNMIFDVHLMVEEPVRYIDDFKKAGADWVTVHAECCKHLHRTITAIKEAGMKAGVALNPATPVSVIDYVLDEVDMVLVMSVNPGFGGQSFIPSSLRKIVEVRKLIDERNLDVRIEVDGGVNLKNVGEVIKSGADVIVAGSAVFNGDIYENSTKFMEKFRERGSDGAER from the coding sequence ATGGGTAAAGAGATAATTCTATCACCTTCATTATTGTCAGTGGATTTTGCTCATATCGCGGATGGGATAAAGGAACTTGACAGGGCGGAGGTTCCTGCACTTCATCTTGATGTTATGGATGGAGCTTTTGTGCCGAATATATCATTTGGAGCCCCTGTTATAAAGTGTCTCAGAAAAGAAACGAATATGATCTTTGATGTACATCTTATGGTCGAGGAGCCGGTGAGATATATCGATGATTTCAAGAAAGCGGGAGCGGACTGGGTTACAGTACATGCTGAGTGTTGTAAGCATCTGCACAGAACGATCACAGCTATAAAGGAAGCCGGGATGAAGGCCGGTGTTGCACTCAATCCGGCAACGCCTGTTTCAGTCATCGACTATGTGCTTGACGAGGTGGATATGGTTCTGGTCATGAGTGTCAATCCGGGATTTGGTGGACAGTCGTTTATACCATCTTCACTCAGGAAGATCGTTGAGGTAAGGAAGCTTATTGATGAGAGAAATCTTGATGTCCGTATAGAGGTTGACGGAGGTGTCAATCTAAAAAATGTCGGTGAAGTAATAAAGTCCGGAGCGGATGTAATCGTTGCAGGCTCTGCAGTGTTTAATGGAGATATCTACGAAAACAGCACGAAATTTATGGAAAAATTCAGAGAGCGTGGATCTGATGGAGCAGAGAGATAG
- the pknB gene encoding Stk1 family PASTA domain-containing Ser/Thr kinase: protein MLNPGTMLSGRYEIIEMVGSGGMSEVYKAKCHVLNRFVAIKVLKPEFSSDVNFVTKFRIEAQSAAGLSHPNIVNVYDVGEDNGVYYIVMELVEGITLKEYIQKHGRIEPKEAIDFAIQIAQGVQAAHEHHTIHRDIKPQNIILANNGTLKVTDFGIAKAASSSTTTTNAMGSVHYISPEQARGGFSDERSDIYSLGITLYEMLTGHVPFEGENNVAIALMHIQSEMVSPREYYPDIPTSLEKIIRKCTQKKPERRYLTANALIADLYRVKENPNIDCIVVPKQTVPSSPTIEMTKQEMEMIKTGRQVDAAATQEVPPARPKTSEIQVNRPVMKPSQFDDLFPDDDDPEDEVSENDIGDDYQNDDEPEHDEDLDPRLKKIITVASVAIAVVLAILALVVIGNIAGWFPGGLFGGKATTEKTTGSDVLAPTDALSTTEQETIPMVNVVGLYKTAAEEQMKKNGFTNYTFKEQTDATVEKGYVISQSVDDGTAITKDTAITIVISSGKEMTSVPNVVNYEDSQATTLLEEAGLKVTHGYAYDDNVEKDHVISSDPVAGTEVEEGSTVKIIISNGKEQKKVVVPNLEGMSEADAAEKLTELNLVGAPTYEYSDTVKEGQVISQDPVVNTEVDEQSTVSYVVSKGQEKVTYSVAFSGSLTNTEFDFDTFGKVNVSISYTIGRESYSVYSGSAGAGDFPLSIDGVQGLTGIETNSGTFTVTITDSEGIDVTSSFNTGGLSATFTQESGE, encoded by the coding sequence ATGTTGAATCCGGGAACGATGCTCAGTGGTCGATATGAGATCATTGAGATGGTTGGCTCTGGCGGTATGTCAGAGGTATATAAGGCTAAATGCCATGTACTTAACAGGTTTGTTGCGATAAAGGTTCTCAAGCCAGAATTCAGTTCAGACGTTAATTTTGTCACTAAGTTCAGGATTGAGGCACAGTCAGCAGCAGGTCTTTCTCACCCTAACATTGTCAATGTGTATGATGTGGGAGAGGACAACGGAGTATATTATATAGTAATGGAGCTTGTGGAGGGTATAACTCTCAAGGAGTATATACAGAAGCATGGCAGGATAGAACCTAAGGAGGCGATAGATTTTGCCATACAGATTGCCCAGGGCGTTCAAGCTGCACATGAGCATCATACTATTCACAGAGATATAAAGCCGCAGAATATAATACTTGCAAACAATGGAACACTCAAGGTGACGGACTTTGGAATCGCGAAGGCCGCATCGTCAAGCACAACAACAACTAATGCTATGGGAAGCGTGCATTACATATCACCAGAACAGGCGAGGGGTGGTTTCAGTGATGAGAGAAGTGATATATATTCTCTTGGTATTACACTGTACGAGATGCTCACAGGTCACGTTCCATTTGAGGGAGAGAACAATGTGGCTATAGCACTTATGCATATCCAGAGTGAGATGGTATCACCTAGAGAATATTATCCAGATATACCTACAAGTCTGGAAAAGATCATAAGAAAGTGTACACAGAAGAAGCCTGAGAGAAGATATCTCACAGCGAATGCACTTATTGCAGATCTATACAGAGTTAAGGAAAATCCGAATATCGACTGTATAGTAGTTCCAAAACAGACAGTCCCTTCATCTCCGACAATCGAGATGACCAAGCAGGAGATGGAGATGATAAAGACTGGACGACAGGTAGATGCGGCTGCAACACAGGAGGTTCCACCTGCAAGGCCAAAAACATCTGAGATACAGGTCAACAGACCGGTTATGAAACCGTCACAGTTTGATGACCTGTTCCCAGATGACGATGATCCGGAAGATGAGGTAAGCGAAAATGATATAGGCGATGACTATCAGAATGATGATGAGCCGGAACATGATGAGGATCTTGATCCAAGACTCAAGAAGATCATAACAGTAGCGAGCGTTGCCATAGCTGTTGTTCTTGCTATTCTGGCACTTGTCGTCATAGGCAACATAGCGGGATGGTTCCCAGGCGGTCTGTTTGGTGGCAAGGCTACGACAGAGAAGACAACGGGATCAGACGTGCTTGCACCTACAGATGCCCTGTCAACGACAGAGCAGGAGACTATACCGATGGTCAATGTGGTAGGACTTTACAAGACTGCTGCTGAGGAGCAGATGAAGAAGAATGGTTTTACAAACTATACATTCAAGGAACAGACAGATGCGACCGTTGAAAAGGGATATGTAATATCCCAAAGTGTAGATGATGGAACAGCCATAACAAAAGATACAGCGATAACGATAGTGATATCTTCTGGAAAAGAGATGACAAGTGTACCTAATGTAGTCAATTATGAGGACAGTCAGGCTACCACACTTTTGGAGGAGGCTGGGCTGAAGGTTACACATGGATATGCATATGATGACAATGTTGAGAAGGATCATGTAATATCCTCTGATCCTGTTGCTGGAACAGAGGTGGAAGAGGGATCAACAGTAAAGATAATCATCAGCAATGGTAAGGAACAGAAAAAGGTTGTGGTACCGAACCTTGAGGGAATGAGTGAGGCTGATGCGGCTGAAAAACTCACAGAGTTAAACCTTGTGGGGGCACCTACGTATGAGTATAGTGATACTGTAAAAGAGGGGCAGGTAATATCGCAGGATCCAGTGGTTAACACAGAGGTTGATGAGCAGAGTACAGTTTCATATGTTGTGAGTAAAGGTCAGGAGAAAGTCACATATTCAGTTGCGTTTAGCGGATCACTTACAAATACTGAATTTGACTTTGACACATTTGGAAAAGTAAATGTAAGCATATCTTATACCATAGGCAGGGAGAGTTATTCAGTGTACAGTGGTTCAGCCGGTGCAGGTGATTTCCCACTAAGTATTGATGGCGTTCAGGGGCTTACAGGAATAGAGACAAACAGTGGTACGTTTACAGTGACCATAACCGATTCGGAGGGAATCGATGTGACTTCAAGCTTTAATACCGGAGGATTGTCAGCAACATTTACACAGGAGAGCGGAGAATAA
- a CDS encoding thiamine diphosphokinase gives MNSYIIITGGRVDLQSLKGIMDRHMGDYSEDHMDDSTVIAVDKGLEVCNKIGIVPDVIVGDFDSASSVVVGVYRKMADKKGSIKFIDLDTHKDFTDTHVALIYAMDNGATDIYIAGATGTRMDHTMANIGLLKECADRRVNAYIEDDHNVITMIAGSATVDRIEGFDYVSLIPYGGPVADVTLKGFEYNVEDFTFDIGDSRGVSNTISADSARIEFEDGYMIVIYSRD, from the coding sequence ATGAATAGTTATATTATAATAACGGGTGGCAGAGTCGACCTGCAGTCGTTGAAGGGTATCATGGACAGACATATGGGAGATTATTCGGAAGACCATATGGATGACAGCACAGTGATCGCCGTTGACAAGGGCCTTGAGGTGTGCAACAAGATCGGGATCGTGCCGGATGTCATAGTCGGTGATTTTGATTCTGCCAGCTCAGTGGTTGTGGGCGTGTACAGGAAGATGGCTGACAAGAAGGGATCTATAAAGTTTATTGATCTTGACACACACAAGGATTTCACAGATACACATGTGGCTCTCATATACGCGATGGATAACGGTGCCACTGATATATATATAGCCGGTGCGACTGGCACACGTATGGACCATACAATGGCCAATATCGGGCTTTTAAAGGAATGTGCAGACAGAAGAGTGAATGCCTATATCGAGGATGACCACAACGTGATAACGATGATTGCCGGAAGTGCGACGGTCGACCGTATTGAAGGATTTGATTATGTATCGCTTATACCATATGGAGGACCGGTTGCCGATGTAACCCTGAAAGGTTTTGAGTATAATGTGGAGGATTTCACATTTGATATCGGTGACAGCCGTGGAGTGAGCAATACGATAAGTGCCGACAGCGCCAGGATAGAGTTTGAGGATGGCTACATGATAGTTATATACAGCAGGGATTGA
- the rsgA gene encoding ribosome small subunit-dependent GTPase A, giving the protein MTGKIIKGIGGFYYVDARDGVLYECKAKGVFRNKKIKPLVGDNVNIEIIDSEKDLGNIVEILPRFNSLIRPAVANVDQTIIIFAVSEPEPNFNLLDRFLVSMEKSDVKTIICFNKTDLSPDNMETCRSYSKSGYETLFISARENEGIEELRELLRDRTTVFAGPSGVGKSSTLNAIKPEAEAQTGAVSEKIKRGKHTTRHSELMHIEGDTYIMDTPGFSSLYVDSIEPEDLKEYFPDIAVYTGKCRFNMCNHISEPDCLVRKAVEDGEISRVRYDDYVMIYNDLKEKRKW; this is encoded by the coding sequence ATAACAGGAAAGATAATCAAAGGAATAGGTGGATTCTACTATGTCGATGCCAGAGATGGCGTGCTTTATGAGTGCAAGGCCAAGGGCGTGTTCCGCAACAAGAAGATAAAGCCGCTTGTGGGTGATAATGTCAATATAGAGATAATTGATTCAGAGAAAGATCTAGGTAATATCGTTGAGATATTGCCTAGATTTAACTCGTTAATAAGACCTGCTGTTGCAAATGTTGATCAGACGATAATAATATTTGCGGTGAGCGAACCAGAGCCTAATTTCAATCTGTTAGACAGGTTTCTGGTAAGTATGGAAAAGAGCGATGTAAAGACTATAATATGCTTCAATAAAACGGATCTGAGTCCTGACAATATGGAAACTTGTAGATCGTACAGCAAGAGCGGTTACGAGACGCTGTTTATAAGCGCCAGGGAGAATGAGGGCATCGAAGAACTCAGAGAACTTCTAAGGGACAGGACGACCGTCTTTGCCGGACCTTCTGGTGTTGGAAAGTCATCGACGTTAAATGCTATCAAGCCAGAGGCAGAGGCACAGACTGGTGCGGTGAGTGAGAAGATCAAACGAGGGAAACACACCACGCGTCATTCGGAGCTCATGCATATCGAGGGGGACACATATATTATGGATACCCCCGGATTTTCTTCCCTTTATGTGGATTCAATAGAGCCTGAGGATCTGAAAGAATATTTTCCAGATATCGCTGTCTACACAGGAAAGTGCAGATTTAATATGTGCAATCATATAAGTGAACCTGACTGCCTTGTCAGGAAAGCTGTTGAGGACGGGGAGATAAGCCGGGTGCGGTATGACGACTATGTCATGATATACAACGATTTAAAAGAAAAGAGGAAATGGTAA
- the rsmB gene encoding 16S rRNA (cytosine(967)-C(5))-methyltransferase RsmB, protein MEKNTREVVLSILLDIEKNHTFSNTALGTALRANQFMSKQDRAYITRMVEGVTEKRMRLDYIVNQFSKTKINKCKPLIRCVLRMGTYEIFYMDSVQDHTACNLCVKLAADHGFGSLRGFVNGVLRNIARNKDSIVFPDQEKDKRAYYSVMYSVPEELLEILERDYDYETIDRILASGDSDRPTAIRVNTEKISVTAFSEKLRQNGITVERGSMNDTSLLISGYDYIRKVPGFFDGEFVVQDQSSCLAVKAAGINEGDLVVDVCAAPGGKTMYAAMLTGSEGHVISRDLTDKKTELIEENIERLGLSNVTVQVHDAREFDEELTGKADVVIADLPCSGLGIMGRKNDIKYHVSMESVKELAQLQREILDTVCRYVKPGGTLVYSTCTIDSIENDENAVWFADTHDFSLCGIDDVVPEHGGERGFVTLHQGIDECDGFFISKFRADSNNQIGQE, encoded by the coding sequence ATGGAGAAGAATACCCGTGAGGTGGTTCTTTCTATTCTTCTTGATATAGAAAAGAACCATACTTTTTCAAATACTGCGCTCGGTACAGCACTAAGAGCAAATCAGTTCATGAGCAAACAGGACAGGGCTTATATTACGAGGATGGTGGAGGGCGTCACGGAAAAACGCATGAGACTGGATTATATAGTTAATCAGTTCTCAAAGACAAAGATAAACAAGTGCAAGCCGCTCATAAGATGTGTCCTGAGAATGGGGACATATGAGATATTCTACATGGATTCGGTTCAGGATCATACCGCATGTAATTTGTGTGTCAAACTAGCGGCGGACCACGGATTTGGCAGTCTGAGGGGATTTGTGAATGGCGTTCTGAGGAACATAGCGAGAAATAAGGACTCAATAGTGTTTCCTGATCAGGAAAAGGATAAGCGGGCATATTATTCGGTGATGTATTCAGTGCCGGAGGAACTGCTTGAAATCCTGGAGAGGGATTATGACTATGAAACGATAGACAGGATTCTGGCAAGCGGGGACAGTGACCGCCCGACGGCTATAAGGGTGAACACGGAAAAGATAAGTGTCACGGCTTTTTCAGAGAAGCTTCGGCAAAACGGTATCACCGTGGAACGAGGATCGATGAATGATACATCACTGCTCATAAGCGGTTATGATTATATAAGAAAGGTTCCTGGATTTTTTGATGGCGAATTCGTGGTCCAGGATCAGAGTTCATGTCTTGCGGTAAAAGCTGCGGGTATCAATGAGGGTGACCTGGTGGTCGATGTATGTGCTGCTCCCGGAGGAAAGACCATGTATGCAGCCATGCTGACCGGAAGTGAAGGCCATGTCATATCCAGAGATCTGACAGACAAGAAAACGGAATTGATAGAGGAGAATATAGAGAGACTTGGACTTTCAAATGTGACGGTGCAGGTGCATGATGCAAGGGAATTTGATGAGGAGCTGACTGGTAAGGCGGATGTTGTCATAGCGGATCTTCCGTGTTCGGGACTTGGTATCATGGGTAGGAAAAATGATATAAAATATCACGTTTCCATGGAGAGCGTAAAGGAGCTTGCACAGCTTCAGCGGGAGATACTGGATACCGTGTGTCGGTATGTGAAGCCGGGGGGAACTCTTGTGTATTCAACATGTACCATAGACAGCATTGAGAACGATGAAAATGCGGTCTGGTTTGCAGATACGCATGATTTCAGCCTGTGCGGGATAGATGATGTCGTTCCAGAACATGGCGGAGAGAGAGGATTTGTGACTCTGCATCAGGGAATAGATGAATGTGATGGCTTCTTTATATCGAAATTCAGGGCAGACAGTAATAATCAGATTGGACAGGAATAG